The following are encoded in a window of Mycobacteroides chelonae CCUG 47445 genomic DNA:
- a CDS encoding aldehyde dehydrogenase, producing MTNYDKLFIGGVWTEPATDQVIEVISPATGQKVGQCPLASPADVEAAVSAARRAFDDGPWPKLTPHERQAILQKAVAGLEARKDEICKAIADETGAPPMVIETLQWLGGFGAIQYYANAADAVKWKELRNGAYGQTVVTREPAGVVAAIAAWNVPLFLALNKIGPAFLAGCTVVLKPAAETPLSSFILAEVFADAGVPEGVLSVVPGGAETGRALTNNPDVDVFSFTGSTVVGKEIAEIAARNLKKVTLELGGKSAAIVLEDADLASALPMLVFAGLMNAGQGCVNQTRVLAPRSRYDEVVDGIVGMVSLMGVGLPDDPATQVGPLITEKQRARVEGYIAKGIEEGARLAYGGKRPEGLDGGYFVQPTIFADVDNSMTIAQEEIFGPVLSIIAYDSVDEAIKIANDSNYGLAGSVWTTDVPKGLEVAAQIRTGTYGINWYAFDPSCPFGGYKQSGIGRENGPEGIEEYCELKSVLLPMGYTLESI from the coding sequence ATGACGAATTACGACAAACTCTTCATCGGCGGCGTATGGACCGAGCCGGCCACTGACCAGGTGATCGAGGTCATCTCGCCCGCTACCGGACAGAAGGTGGGCCAGTGTCCGCTGGCGTCGCCCGCCGACGTCGAAGCCGCGGTAAGCGCTGCCCGCCGCGCCTTTGACGACGGACCGTGGCCCAAGCTGACTCCGCACGAGCGCCAGGCGATATTGCAGAAGGCAGTTGCCGGGCTGGAGGCCCGTAAGGACGAAATCTGCAAGGCCATCGCCGACGAGACCGGCGCTCCTCCTATGGTTATCGAAACATTGCAGTGGTTGGGTGGCTTCGGTGCCATCCAGTACTACGCCAATGCGGCGGACGCGGTGAAGTGGAAGGAACTGCGCAACGGCGCCTACGGCCAAACGGTGGTAACCCGGGAGCCCGCCGGCGTGGTGGCCGCCATCGCGGCCTGGAATGTGCCGCTGTTCCTGGCGCTCAACAAGATCGGCCCGGCGTTCCTCGCGGGGTGCACGGTGGTGCTCAAGCCCGCTGCCGAGACTCCGCTGTCAAGCTTCATCCTGGCTGAGGTGTTCGCCGACGCGGGCGTGCCCGAGGGCGTGCTGTCGGTGGTACCCGGTGGGGCCGAAACCGGTCGGGCGCTGACCAACAACCCCGACGTCGACGTGTTCAGTTTCACCGGCAGCACCGTCGTCGGTAAGGAGATCGCCGAGATCGCCGCCAGGAACCTCAAGAAGGTCACCCTCGAGCTGGGCGGCAAGTCGGCGGCCATCGTGCTGGAGGATGCCGACCTGGCGTCGGCCTTGCCGATGCTGGTGTTCGCGGGCCTGATGAACGCGGGCCAAGGCTGCGTCAACCAAACCCGGGTGCTGGCACCGCGGTCACGGTATGACGAGGTTGTCGACGGCATTGTGGGGATGGTCTCGCTGATGGGCGTCGGCCTGCCCGACGATCCCGCCACGCAGGTGGGCCCGCTGATCACCGAGAAGCAGCGCGCCCGTGTCGAGGGCTACATCGCCAAGGGCATCGAGGAGGGCGCACGGCTTGCTTACGGCGGCAAGCGCCCTGAAGGTCTGGACGGCGGATACTTCGTCCAGCCAACGATTTTCGCCGATGTCGACAACTCGATGACCATCGCGCAGGAGGAAATCTTCGGCCCCGTGCTGTCGATCATCGCCTACGATTCGGTGGACGAGGCCATCAAGATCGCCAACGACTCCAACTACGGTCTGGCCGGCAGCGTGTGGACCACCGACGTGCCCAAGGGTCTGGAGGTCGCCGCGCAGATCCGCACCGGCACCTATGGCATCAACTGGTATGCCTTCGACCCCAGCTGCCCGTTCGGCGGCTACAAGCAGTCCGGCATCGGCCGGGAGAACGGGCCCGAGGGCATCGAGGAGTACTGCGAGCTCAAGAGCGTGCTGCTGCCGATGGGGTACACCCTGGAATCGATCTAG